One genomic region from Rosa rugosa chromosome 1, drRosRugo1.1, whole genome shotgun sequence encodes:
- the LOC133734862 gene encoding laccase-15-like, with product MKVSRISLHLQLLGLLLAVNGSLHCQAWPARYTFVVENTPYKRLCTTKNILTVNGQFPGPTLYAHKGDTIIVDVFNKGNRNITIHWHGVAQPRYPWSDGPEYITQCPIQPGAKFTQKIIFSKEEGTLWWHAHSEWDRATVHGPIIIYPNKNNNYPFAKPHAEIPIILGEWWKVDVGKLYTQAIQTGGEPNASDAYLINGQPGDLYPCSKSETFKVMVDYGKTYLLRLINSGVQEILFFAIAKHKVTVVGTDASYTKPFTTGYVTISPGQTIDLLLHANQRPNHYYMAATAYVGGAVPYDNTTTTALLQYMNRGYTPSSTPLFPNLPAHNDTNASVHFSGSLRSLADKNHPIDVPLRITTPLFYTVSVNTFQCPNNSCAGPNGTRLAASINNISFVNPSIDILQAYYYHVNGQFGTRFPSSPPLLFNFTAQYFPLYLQTPKRGTEVKVLEYNATVELVFQGTNLVAGDDHPMHLHGYSFYVVGLGLGNFDKDKDPLKYNLVDPPLQNTIAVPVNGWATIRFKADNPGVWFMHCHLDRHMSWGMDTTFIVKNGKGPEAQILPPPPDMPPC from the exons ATGAAGGTTTCCAGAATTAGCCTGCATCTGCAACTTTTGGGGTTGTTATTGGCTGTTAATGGCTCCCTCCATTGCCAAGCTTGGCCAGCTCGTTACACTTTTGTG GTGGAAAACACTCCATACAAAAGACTCTGCACCACAAAGAACATCTTGACTGTAAATGGCCAGTTTCCGGGACCGACTTTGTATGCTCACAAAGGAGACACTATCATCGTCGATGTCTTTAACAAAGGCAATCGTAACATTACTATCCACTG GCATGGTGTTGCGCAACCAAGATATCCATGGTCGGACGGACCAGAGTATATCACACAGTGCCCAATTCAACCGGGAGCCAAGTTCACCCAAAAGATCATTTTCTCAAAGGAAGAAGGCACCCTTTGGTGGCATGCTCACAGTGAGTGGGATCGAGCCACTGTCCACGGTCCCATCATCATATACCCCAACAAGAACAACAATTACCCTTTTGCCAAGCCTCATGCAGAAATTCCAATTATATTGG GAGAGTGGTGGAAGGTAGATGTAGGGAAGCTTTATACTCAAGCTATTCAAACCGGAGGGGAACCTAATGCTTCCGACGCTTACCTCATCAACGGTCAACCTGGCGATCTGTATCCATGCTCTAAATCAG AGACGTTCAAGGTGATGGTTGATTACGGCAAGACCTACCTACTGAGACTAATCAACTCCGGTGTGCAAGAGATTCTGTTTTTCGCCATTGCCAAACACAAAGTCACAGTTGTAGGGACAGATGCTAGCTACACCAAACCTTTCACAACCGGTTATGTCACCATCTCACCTGGCCAAACCATTGACCTTTTGCTCCATGCTAATCAGAGGCCTAACCACTACTACATGGCCGCTACAGCCTACGTAGGTGGCGCTGTTCCTTATGATAACACCACCACCACAGCCCTACTACAATACATGAATCGGGGTTATACCCCTTCTTCAACCCCTTTGTTTCCTAATCTTCCTGCTCACAATGACACTAATGCATCAGTTCATTTTAGTGGTAGTCTCAGGAGCTTGGCTGATAAAAACCACCCCATTGACGTTCCACTAAGAATTACAACTCCCTTGTTTTATACCGTCTCCGTCAACACGTTCCAGTGCCCCAATAATTCATGCGCCGGGCCTAATGGGACGCGTCTGGCTGCTAGTATAAACAACATtagctttgtgaaccctagcaTTGACATACTACAAGCTTACTATTACCATGTCAACGGGCAATTTGGAACCCGGTTTCCAAGTTCCCCGCCTTTGCTGTTTAACTTTACAGCGCAGTACTTTCCACTGTACCTTCAGACCCCGAAACGAGGGACAGAGGTGAAGGTACTGGAGTACAACGCAACAGTGGAGCTTGTGTTTCAAGGGACTAATTTGGTGGCAGGGGATGACCATCCAATGCATCTTCATGGTTACAGTTTCTATGTGGTTGGATTGGGGCTTGGGAACTTTGACAAGGATAAGGACCCTTTGAAATATAATCTTGTTGATCCTCCTCTTCAAAACACCATTGCTGTCCCTGTAAATGGGTGGGCTACCATCAGATTCAAGGCTGATAATCCTGGAGTTTGGTTTATGCATTGCCATCTGGATAGGCATATGTCATGGGGGATGGATACGACATTCATAGTGAAAAATGGAAAGGGACCTGAAGCTCAAATCTTACCTCCACCACCAGATATGCCACCTTGCTGA